The Novipirellula galeiformis nucleotide sequence TGCTGACGTACGAAATGCGAGTCTGGGTGCCGTATCATTATCTGGGACAATCCGAAGGGGCCATGGTGTTTGGCGACCAGGGTTCGATCACGATTGGAAACCGCAGTTGGGTGGCTCATGGTCGTGGTGGCAAAGTGCTGGCCGAAGGCACCGGCGACAGCCACGAGAAGCCGCACGTACAAAATTTCATCGACTGTATCAAATCACGCGAAAAACCATACTGCGATCTGGAAACCGTCGGGCATCCTGCGTCGGTACTGTGCCATGCGGGAAATATCGCCGCACGTGTCGGACGGACTCTGCAAATGGACGCCACAACCGAAACGTTCGTCAACGACGATGAAGCGAATGCTTTGCGAACACGTCCCGAATATCGCGAACCGTGGACGCTACCGACCGTTTGATGCCACTAACGTAAGTGAACCGATGAAAACCTATCGCGTCGTGATCATCGGAGGTCCAGGTCGAGGCGCCGATGGCCACGATCTCGATCGTCACCTTCACTAAACGCCCCGACGTCCAAGTCGTCGTAAGCCCTACCGCGTCATTGATGCCGAGGGCATTGTTCAAATTCGAGTTTAGGATTGCAGGGGGTGGAGTTCAGGGTACACGTTGTTGGGTTTGCAGCGGTCGTCGTCGTCTCGCATTTGCCTATCGACCGAGCGCTGTTGGACACTGGCATCGTGTGCCCACGTCGTTGTTTCACTTTGTAGCGTTTCGACGTCTCCGCTGCGCCGACCTGTGACGCACGGTTGTGTCATGCTGCTTAGCTCGATCTCGGCAACATTAGCCCACTGCCGTGCTTGGCTGTGTAATAAAATTCCACGCAATGAGCTAATGCGAAATCGCGCGCACGTTCAATCGCGTCGTCGACCGCCCTGGTGGTTATGCTTCAAAAGGGAATTTCCTCTGGGCGATGGGAGGCATAGTGTTGAAGCCCAATGTTAACGCAAACGCACCCTTTGTTGCGGTGCCGGAGGAAAGTGACGCTGACACGAATGTCCGCAATTTCGGTTGTTTTCCTGATAACTTACAGGGTCTTGCCGATTCGATCGCACAGGGCAAGACCACCCCCGCAGCCATGGAACCCACCGGTACCTACTGGTAGCTTGGACGCATCATCGATCTCACACCTGAATCACCCGCCGGAGAATCCTTATGCTTCATCCGTCTCGTCGCACGTTCCTGCAGCGTACTTCCACAGCCGTTGCCACAACGCTGGCAAGCAACATCGCGACCACTGCCATCCACGGAGTCGCCGCTCAGCCCAGCCGACCGATGAAAACCTACCGAGCCGCGATCATCGGGGCCACAGGCCGAGGCGACTATGGGCATGGTCTCGATGTCGCGTTCACGAAAGTTCCCGGCATCAAAATCGTCGCCGTAGCCGATGCCAACGACGCCGGTCGCGCGGCGGCTCAAAAACGACTGTCGGCTCCACACGACTACGCCGATTACCACGAAATGCTGGCCAAAGAAAAACCGGACATTGTCGGCATCTGCCCGCGCTGGATTGACCAGCGTCACGAAATGCTAATGGCTGCGTCCGAAGCGGGCTGCCACGTGTATATGGAAAAACCGTTCTGCGCCACACTGGCTCAATGTGACGCAGTCGTGCAAGCGATGCAGACACGGCGTTTGAAACTTGGGATTGCTCATGTCAGTCAGTATTCCCCCGTGCTAGACGCATCGCTGGCCGCGATCAAAGCAGGCGCGATCGGTGACATATTGGAAATTCGCGGACGTGGAAAAGAAGACCATCGTGGCGGCGGTGAAGACCTCTGGGTGTTGGGGTCGCATCTCTTCGGTCTGATGAACAGCCTGGCTAGAAACACTGCCGTGTCCTGTTCGGCGGTGGTCACAACGAAGGACCACGCCGTGACAAAAGCGGATACCGTCGAAGGCAAAGAGGGCGTGGGTCTGTTGGCGGGTGACAACGTGCAGGCGCGTTTTCAGTATCCCGGAGGAGTCTACGGCCACTTCGCGTCTCGCCAAGGCATGGGCACGCAACCATCGCGATTTGGGTTACAGGTATTCGGTTCGCGCGGCATTCTAGAAATGTACAGCGGCTATCTGAAACCGGCTTACGTTCTGCGAGACGGAAGCTGGTCACCTGCTCGCACGGGCAAGTCTTGGGAAACGATTACGTCCGCGGGAATCGGTAAACCGGAACCTCGAACCGACGGCAACTACGAAGGCGGCCACATCGCCGCGATCAAGGATCTGATTCAGAGTATCGAAACCGAATCCAAAACTCGTTGTTCAGCGGAAGACGGTCGCAACATCATCGAAATGATTGCGGCCGTGTTTGAATCTCAACGCTTGGGCGGTCCCGTGGATCTACCGTTACAAACGCGTGTGAACCCGCTCTCGCTGTTAGGCTCTTCGCACCAATCAAAAGAGCCCGGCACCGAATGAGAAGCTTAGGAAATGGCAAGGGTGTTGGAAACACGCTTCGCAGCAGTCAGGCTAGGCTGTCGGATTTGGATCAGGGAATTGGATCAGGGAAGCTGAGTGTGGCTGAGATTTACACTCCGTCGCTGCGTCCCGGAACGCGAGCCGTTCTTGATGAACGTAATTCCACTTGCCCAATCCGACGACGAACCTAAACGGCAAGAGACAGCACGCCGCCTGATCTCCAAAACTTCCGCCGACAACAACCGTAGATCCCGTTCAGCGGCGTTCGAGAACAGCAATTTTCAGTGCAGGTCGTTTGGAATATCGGCATACTCGCCATCCACGGTGCCGTCTCCTTGAAAAAGAGATGTTCTCAAACACCCTTTCAACGGAACTTCACTGTGATTTCAAACTCATGTTGACGTTTTAGGTGCTGATCGCAAACCACTGGCATTTACCATCGCTACCGGTTGAACCAGATACAAGCGATTGCCACACCAGGTTCAATTGCGCCGCTTACCTACGCGCCATTCAGCTCCCATCCTCTTTTCACTCCCAAGCTCATTCACTCACTCGGCGAGTGTCTCTCCAACGATTTGAACCTCGGCGTCATACCTGTTAGCTGTGCAATGAAGTCAACAAAAATGCTTGAATGTGGATTCAGAACCGCTAGGCTGTGGTTCCCCTCAATCGTGTGGACTCCGAATGCAACCACTAGTGTTTCTTGTCTAGTTGGGTGCAATCGTCTGTTTGGATACCTGGTTTCACAGCTTCGATTCATCCAAACATTGCGTTGCAGCGAATTAACGCATTGCAGCGAATTAACGGACTTGTGGTGGGGGCCTGCCAGCTGATTCATTCTTATTTGTTTGATTTGAACGCAATTTCATGTTGCCATTTTATGGAGCCGATCATGACTGCTGCTGTCTATGCTGTTGGAACGATGGACACGAAAGGAGAGGAGTTGGCTTACGTCAAAGAGTGCCTGCGGTCGGTTGGCATCGAAGTGAAAATGGTCGATGTGGGGACGCAGTTGTCGCCGACGATTACGCCAGACATCACGCGTGACGAGGTCACCGCGGAGTCGGGATTGGTTTCTCAACACAGCGATCGCGGGCAAGCGGTTGCGGCAATGGGCTTTGCGTTACAAGAGTTTCTGGCGACTCAATGCGCTGCCGGGCGAGTCAGTGGTGTCATTGGCATTGGAGGCAGCGGAGGGACCTCGATTGTCACCAGGGCGATGCGTGCCTTGCCGATCGGGCTACCGAAGGTGATGGTTTCGACGGTGGCCAGCGGCAACACGGCACCTTACGTCGATTGCAGCGACATCACGATGATGTATTCGGTCGTCGATGTGGCCGGATTGAATGTGGTTTCGCGAAAAATCTTGGCCAATGCAGCGCATGCCATCTCCGGGATGGTTCAATCCGCTACGACAAGCTTCGACGCGGGCCCGACCGTA carries:
- a CDS encoding Gfo/Idh/MocA family protein — its product is MLHPSRRTFLQRTSTAVATTLASNIATTAIHGVAAQPSRPMKTYRAAIIGATGRGDYGHGLDVAFTKVPGIKIVAVADANDAGRAAAQKRLSAPHDYADYHEMLAKEKPDIVGICPRWIDQRHEMLMAASEAGCHVYMEKPFCATLAQCDAVVQAMQTRRLKLGIAHVSQYSPVLDASLAAIKAGAIGDILEIRGRGKEDHRGGGEDLWVLGSHLFGLMNSLARNTAVSCSAVVTTKDHAVTKADTVEGKEGVGLLAGDNVQARFQYPGGVYGHFASRQGMGTQPSRFGLQVFGSRGILEMYSGYLKPAYVLRDGSWSPARTGKSWETITSAGIGKPEPRTDGNYEGGHIAAIKDLIQSIETESKTRCSAEDGRNIIEMIAAVFESQRLGGPVDLPLQTRVNPLSLLGSSHQSKEPGTE